One window of Robiginitalea biformata HTCC2501 genomic DNA carries:
- a CDS encoding efflux RND transporter periplasmic adaptor subunit, translating into MRPTINTITESVYASATVQPDSMYKVHAAVSGILEKNLVREGDLVQTGTPLLKITDRSPELSRENARLQMELAASNYQGSTTPLRDLASRIETARLAYIDDSVNFRRQEKLWSQQIGSRATFENRKLAYERSRNQLDQLQTEYARLERELRTKMEQARNSYRSYQANADEFTVRSFIDGKVYALFKEPGELVVPNEPLATLGKPDSFVVELLVDEVDIVRLRTGQEVLVSLDAYPDEVFRAGLTRIYPQKDSRNQTFLAEARFKAPPNQLYPGLSGEANIVIDRRENALTIPRNLLLAGDSVLTEDGMKKVVTGLQTLDRVEIRSGLDAGTNILKPEQ; encoded by the coding sequence ATGCGGCCGACAATCAACACCATTACCGAATCTGTATACGCCTCGGCAACCGTGCAGCCGGACAGCATGTACAAGGTGCATGCTGCAGTTAGCGGCATCCTGGAAAAAAACCTGGTACGGGAAGGCGACCTGGTGCAAACGGGCACGCCCTTGTTGAAGATTACGGATCGCTCCCCGGAGCTCAGCCGGGAGAATGCGCGCCTGCAGATGGAACTCGCGGCATCCAACTACCAGGGAAGCACCACCCCGCTGAGAGACCTGGCATCCCGTATCGAAACGGCACGGCTGGCTTATATCGACGACTCGGTGAACTTCCGGAGGCAGGAAAAACTCTGGTCCCAGCAGATTGGTTCCCGGGCAACCTTTGAAAATCGGAAACTCGCCTATGAACGCTCCCGGAACCAACTCGATCAACTGCAAACCGAATATGCGCGGCTGGAGCGGGAACTCCGTACGAAAATGGAACAGGCGCGGAATTCCTACCGCTCCTACCAGGCAAATGCCGATGAGTTTACCGTGCGTAGTTTTATTGACGGGAAGGTGTATGCCCTCTTTAAGGAACCCGGGGAACTGGTGGTACCCAACGAACCGCTGGCCACCCTTGGAAAACCGGACTCCTTTGTAGTGGAGTTGCTGGTGGACGAGGTGGATATTGTCCGGCTCCGGACGGGGCAGGAGGTCCTGGTAAGCCTGGATGCATACCCCGACGAGGTGTTCCGGGCCGGGCTCACCCGTATTTATCCCCAGAAAGATTCGCGCAACCAGACATTCCTGGCGGAAGCCCGGTTTAAAGCGCCGCCCAATCAACTCTACCCGGGGCTCTCGGGCGAGGCGAATATCGTCATTGACCGGCGGGAAAACGCCCTGACCATCCCCCGGAACCTGCTGCTGGCAGGCGACAGCGTCCTTACCGAAGACGGGATGAAAAAGGTCGTCACGGGCCTGCAAACCCTGGACCGGGTGGAAATCCGCTCCGGCCTGGATGCCGGCACCAACATCCTGAAACCCGAACAATGA
- the trxA gene encoding thioredoxin codes for MKASFSDLIRSENPVLVDFYADWCGPCKTLAPILKEVKGELGDRLRVVKVDVDRNQEVAGRYQVRGVPTMILFKNGKVLWRQSGVLSKPDLLRALEPLLAS; via the coding sequence ATGAAAGCATCATTTTCAGACCTGATTCGTTCCGAAAACCCGGTACTGGTAGATTTTTACGCGGACTGGTGCGGTCCGTGCAAGACCCTCGCCCCCATCCTGAAAGAGGTGAAAGGCGAACTGGGCGACCGCCTGCGGGTTGTGAAAGTAGATGTGGACCGCAACCAGGAGGTGGCCGGCAGGTACCAGGTCCGGGGCGTACCCACCATGATCCTGTTTAAAAATGGAAAAGTGCTCTGGAGGCAATCCGGGGTGTTGTCAAAACCAGACTTGCTTCGTGCCCTTGAACCCCTGCTGGCATCCTAG
- a CDS encoding universal stress protein has product MSLRIAIPTDFSPHAARAARFVLELFREEACTFFLVHTYTPSFLRAEYLIHSPGQIGLGDSYRQRVTDKLEDFREALSPDAGPQHEFYTHAAFNALDSELNEMAGKEKLDLIAMGTQGATGAREVLFGSNAVRVLHRSDCPVLVIPEEAEVRHIRNILFPTDYAVDYDQLNLAVLNHFLGQPKTRLHVLHAFTEADSSEERQRAREQLLGRFGGQMALTETESQGVADAINAFAGEHPVELLVMVRNRHTALENFLVRPVVDRIGLHTRIPFLVLPPEKEGKNQSN; this is encoded by the coding sequence ATGAGCCTTAGAATTGCCATACCCACCGATTTTTCCCCCCATGCCGCCCGGGCGGCGCGTTTTGTACTGGAATTGTTCCGGGAGGAAGCCTGTACGTTTTTCCTGGTCCACACCTATACGCCTTCGTTTTTACGGGCCGAATACCTGATCCACAGCCCCGGGCAGATTGGCCTGGGGGATTCCTACAGGCAGCGGGTGACGGATAAGCTGGAGGATTTCCGGGAGGCCCTGTCCCCCGACGCAGGCCCGCAGCACGAATTTTACACGCATGCTGCCTTCAATGCCCTGGATTCCGAATTAAATGAGATGGCGGGAAAGGAAAAACTCGACCTGATCGCCATGGGCACGCAGGGAGCTACCGGTGCCCGGGAGGTCCTTTTCGGATCCAATGCGGTGCGCGTTTTGCACCGATCCGATTGCCCGGTTCTGGTGATTCCGGAAGAGGCAGAAGTCCGGCATATCCGGAACATCCTCTTCCCCACGGACTACGCCGTTGACTATGACCAGCTCAACCTGGCGGTCCTCAACCATTTTCTCGGGCAGCCCAAAACCCGGCTCCACGTGTTGCACGCCTTTACGGAAGCAGACAGCTCAGAAGAAAGGCAACGCGCCAGGGAACAATTGCTCGGGCGTTTTGGCGGGCAGATGGCGCTTACCGAAACGGAATCCCAGGGGGTGGCGGATGCCATCAACGCCTTTGCCGGGGAACATCCTGTGGAATTGCTGGTGATGGTGCGCAACCGGCACACGGCCCTGGAGAACTTCCTGGTTCGTCCCGTCGTGGACCGCATTGGGCTGCATACTAGAATCCCATTCCTTGTCCTGCCCCCGGAAAAGGAAGGTAAGAACCAATCAAACTAA